The Methyloferula stellata AR4 genome includes a window with the following:
- a CDS encoding sigma-70 family RNA polymerase sigma factor: MSALTKLEENIPALRRYAFALLRNRSDADDLVQDCLVRALDHMDERTSEGEMRPWLFSIMHNLCVSRWRRLRFRSSIVVSDAEADVSVPASQQATAELHAALTSLDQLPEEQREVLLLVAVEGLEYADAAKILKIPVGTVMSRLSRARDKLRDTMEGRQRPALRRVK; this comes from the coding sequence ATGTCGGCACTGACGAAACTCGAAGAGAATATCCCGGCCCTGCGGCGTTACGCCTTCGCCCTGTTGCGCAATCGAAGCGACGCGGATGATCTCGTCCAGGATTGTCTGGTGCGAGCGCTCGATCACATGGATGAGCGCACGAGCGAAGGCGAAATGCGTCCGTGGTTGTTCTCGATCATGCACAATCTCTGCGTGAGCCGCTGGCGGCGGTTACGGTTCAGATCATCGATCGTCGTGTCCGACGCCGAGGCCGATGTGTCCGTTCCCGCATCGCAACAGGCGACCGCCGAATTGCACGCGGCGCTCACCAGCCTCGATCAATTGCCCGAGGAGCAGCGCGAAGTGCTGCTGCTAGTCGCCGTCGAGGGGCTCGAATATGCCGATGCCGCGAAAATACTCAAAATCCCGGTCGGAACCGTGATGTCGAGATTGAGCCGGGCGAGGGACAAATTGCGCGACACCATGGAAGGCCGGCAGAGACCGGCACTGCGGAGGGTGAAATGA
- a CDS encoding anti-sigma factor family protein — protein sequence MTPMEKAITEDDLHAYVDGFLNADDRLRVERYLESHTEAAARIAAWQEASEILRRGLAHKAKEPLPSSLNVQRLAEARLARTWQPQRIAASLFLALAIGAGTGWWAHGAGQQTGLTALGHQAAIAQRVFVADNNQPVELTSADLTQKVGWSNTNEARHVTAPDLSEAGYKFIGSRLVATEQGAAPMFIYQNAQGGRISIFVRVMEAIDTNAPMRPIDSKTASGFAWSRDGIGFGVISSEPEPKLHELSNQVRDKIEIKA from the coding sequence ATGACACCGATGGAGAAGGCGATCACCGAAGACGATCTGCATGCCTATGTCGACGGCTTTCTCAATGCCGATGACCGGCTGCGTGTCGAGCGCTATCTCGAAAGCCACACTGAAGCGGCAGCCCGCATCGCCGCTTGGCAGGAGGCAAGCGAAATCCTCCGGCGGGGCCTCGCGCATAAGGCGAAAGAGCCCTTGCCCAGCAGCCTCAATGTTCAAAGGCTCGCCGAAGCGCGGTTGGCGCGGACCTGGCAGCCGCAGCGCATCGCAGCTAGTCTTTTTCTCGCCCTCGCGATCGGCGCCGGAACAGGCTGGTGGGCGCATGGCGCCGGTCAGCAAACCGGCTTGACGGCGCTCGGCCATCAAGCCGCCATCGCACAACGCGTGTTCGTCGCAGACAACAACCAGCCGGTCGAACTCACATCGGCCGATCTGACGCAAAAAGTGGGGTGGAGCAACACCAACGAAGCCCGGCATGTCACCGCGCCCGATCTTTCCGAGGCGGGATATAAGTTTATCGGCAGCCGCCTCGTCGCCACGGAACAAGGCGCGGCACCCATGTTCATCTATCAAAATGCGCAGGGCGGCCGCATCAGCATCTTCGTGCGCGTCATGGAAGCGATCGATACGAACGCGCCGATGCGGCCAATCGACTCCAAGACTGCGTCGGGCTTCGCCTGGTCGCGCGACGGGATCGGGTTTGGCGTGATCTCAAGCGAGCCCGAGCCGAAGCTTCACGAGCTTTCCAATCAAGTTCGCGACAAAATCGAGATCAAAGCATGA
- a CDS encoding DUF305 domain-containing protein: MAKAAPAGSSPQHSDETRFLAENNAAMDKMMAGMHAKPSGDIDQDFTAMMIPHHQGAIDMAQAELRYGHEQLRRIAQEIIVEQQQEITAMRLALGQPLPPPAAAPDQPSDLAVPANPQNR, translated from the coding sequence ATGGCAAAGGCCGCGCCCGCAGGTTCTTCGCCGCAGCATTCGGACGAAACCCGGTTCCTAGCGGAAAACAATGCCGCCATGGACAAGATGATGGCGGGCATGCACGCAAAGCCCTCAGGCGACATCGATCAGGATTTCACGGCGATGATGATCCCGCATCATCAGGGCGCGATCGACATGGCCCAGGCCGAGTTGCGCTACGGACACGAGCAGCTGCGCCGGATCGCACAGGAAATCATCGTCGAGCAGCAGCAGGAAATCACCGCCATGCGGCTGGCTTTGGGTCAGCCCCTGCCGCCGCCGGCCGCGGCACCCGATCAGCCGTCCGATCTCGCGGTCCCCGCCAATCCTCAAAATCGCTAG
- a CDS encoding YncE family protein, with protein MVRHVSAVLFGGALFASVFSACAGCAWAGQAPAADTAPDIPVSHHDRVYAAEQFSNTVSVIDPADNKLLGLIRLGDPAPMNFSPLYKGQLLVHGMGFSPDHRTIAVVSIGSNSVAFIDTSTNKVKHITYVGRSPHEAFFTPDGSEVWVTVRGENYVAVLDGKTFEEKTRIITPAGPGMQIFSPDGTYGFVCSSFNPETDVITVADHKIVARLTQASPFCPNIAATPDGKQFWLTLKDTGKTQVFDAKPPFALLKTLDTGPITNHVNIVRNANGQFAYVTIGGLNQVQVFRTDDFSKVATIPVGKLPHGVWPSGDGTRVYVGLENDDKMTAIDTLTNRVIATVPIGQAPQAVTYVPDAVPEGSGTDGLEPLGTAGMATHINLAPPTKAPSHVQAPTSVSLFDQGLIQVLEAAVTGLEPKQHYVLGLVDHADGSGPIQALASFETNPAGSAIVNAVGPIRQIIKGDAQVPRRYLVIVLGSAADPGKLVQAQEPDITIGR; from the coding sequence ATGGTCCGACATGTTTCAGCCGTGCTGTTTGGCGGCGCTTTATTCGCGTCGGTTTTTTCCGCTTGCGCAGGTTGCGCATGGGCAGGCCAGGCGCCCGCGGCCGATACCGCGCCGGATATTCCCGTCAGCCATCACGATCGCGTCTACGCCGCCGAACAATTCTCCAACACGGTTTCGGTCATCGATCCAGCCGACAACAAGCTCTTGGGCCTCATTCGTCTGGGCGATCCCGCACCGATGAATTTCAGCCCGCTCTATAAGGGCCAATTGCTCGTCCATGGCATGGGCTTTTCGCCGGATCATCGCACGATTGCCGTCGTTTCGATCGGCTCGAACTCCGTCGCCTTCATCGATACATCAACCAATAAAGTGAAACACATCACCTATGTCGGCCGCTCCCCGCATGAGGCCTTCTTCACGCCGGACGGAAGCGAAGTCTGGGTCACCGTGCGCGGTGAGAATTACGTCGCCGTGCTCGACGGCAAGACATTCGAAGAAAAGACCCGCATCATCACGCCGGCCGGCCCAGGCATGCAGATTTTCTCGCCGGACGGAACATACGGTTTCGTCTGTTCCTCCTTCAATCCCGAGACGGATGTCATCACCGTCGCCGATCACAAGATCGTCGCGAGGCTGACGCAGGCGAGCCCCTTCTGCCCCAACATCGCCGCGACACCCGACGGCAAGCAGTTCTGGCTCACCTTGAAGGATACCGGCAAGACGCAAGTCTTCGACGCGAAGCCGCCCTTCGCGCTGCTCAAGACGCTCGATACCGGACCGATCACCAATCACGTCAATATCGTACGCAATGCGAATGGCCAGTTCGCCTATGTGACGATCGGTGGCCTTAACCAAGTGCAGGTCTTTCGCACCGACGATTTCTCGAAAGTCGCGACGATTCCGGTCGGCAAGTTACCGCATGGCGTCTGGCCGTCCGGCGACGGCACGCGCGTCTATGTCGGGCTTGAGAACGACGACAAAATGACCGCGATCGACACGCTGACCAATCGCGTGATCGCCACCGTGCCGATCGGCCAGGCGCCACAGGCCGTGACCTATGTGCCGGATGCCGTGCCTGAGGGCAGCGGGACGGATGGGCTGGAGCCGCTCGGCACCGCGGGCATGGCCACGCATATCAACCTTGCGCCACCGACCAAAGCGCCCTCCCATGTTCAGGCGCCGACCAGCGTGTCCCTCTTCGATCAAGGTCTCATCCAGGTTCTCGAAGCGGCCGTCACTGGACTTGAGCCAAAACAGCACTACGTCCTAGGTCTCGTCGATCACGCCGATGGCAGCGGTCCCATCCAGGCGCTTGCAAGCTTTGAAACCAATCCGGCAGGCTCGGCCATCGTCAATGCGGTCGGCCCGATCCGCCAGATCATCAAAGGCGATGCGCAGGTGCCGCGGCGTTATCTCGTGATCGTGCTGGGGTCGGCCGCCGATCCTGGAAAACTCGTACAGGCGCAAGAGCCGGATATAACGATTGGCCGATAG
- a CDS encoding L,D-transpeptidase family protein, with the protein MAQLVVMKKAIKSDGQAIVQGRLQAGPVTVPCAIGASGIRRDKREGDLATPAGAWPLLNGFYRADHGPRPKAWRPLQRLRQDMGWCDDASSAVYNRPVHLPFAAGHEIMWRDDGLYDVVIVLGHNLHPRRKARGSAIFLHCAHDDLKPTAGCIALRPADLRRLLPRLSAKTVLVVR; encoded by the coding sequence ATGGCGCAGCTTGTTGTCATGAAAAAGGCGATCAAAAGCGACGGTCAAGCCATAGTGCAAGGGCGTTTGCAGGCAGGCCCCGTAACCGTGCCTTGCGCGATCGGCGCCTCCGGCATAAGGCGCGATAAGCGCGAAGGCGATCTCGCGACGCCAGCCGGGGCTTGGCCTCTGCTCAATGGCTTTTATCGGGCCGACCACGGGCCGCGTCCGAAAGCTTGGCGGCCATTGCAGCGGCTGCGCCAAGATATGGGCTGGTGCGACGATGCGTCGTCCGCCGTCTACAATAGACCGGTGCATCTGCCTTTCGCTGCCGGACATGAGATCATGTGGCGGGACGACGGCCTCTATGATGTCGTGATCGTGCTTGGCCATAATCTTCATCCGCGCCGGAAAGCGCGCGGCAGCGCGATCTTTCTCCATTGCGCGCACGACGATCTCAAGCCGACAGCCGGATGTATTGCGCTGCGGCCCGCCGATCTGCGCCGGCTGCTGCCGCGTCTATCGGCGAAGACAGTGCTGGTCGTGCGATGA
- a CDS encoding response regulator transcription factor has product MQVRKILIADDDEDLRAALAEQIALHEEFSAVHASSGEAALATAESEQPDLVLMDVGLPDMDGREAVRLLREKGFSAPIIMLTGHDSDSDTVQGLDAGANDYVTKPFRFSVLLARIRAHLRQHEASDDAQFQIGQYAFQPSSKHLINEKGSKLRLTEKETAILRFLYRAGRAVVTRDVLLREVWGYNSNVSTHTLETHIYRLRQKIERDPTKAQLLITEAGGYKLMP; this is encoded by the coding sequence ATGCAGGTTCGCAAGATCCTGATTGCCGACGATGATGAAGATCTTCGCGCGGCTTTGGCAGAACAAATTGCTTTGCACGAAGAATTCTCCGCCGTCCATGCGTCGAGTGGCGAGGCCGCGCTGGCCACCGCCGAATCGGAGCAGCCGGATCTCGTTTTGATGGACGTCGGGCTTCCCGACATGGATGGCCGCGAGGCCGTCCGGCTCCTGCGGGAAAAAGGTTTTTCCGCGCCGATCATCATGTTGACCGGACATGATTCGGATTCGGATACGGTGCAGGGCCTCGATGCCGGCGCCAATGACTATGTCACGAAGCCCTTCCGCTTCTCGGTTCTCTTGGCCCGGATCCGCGCGCATTTGCGCCAGCACGAGGCGTCCGACGACGCACAGTTTCAAATCGGCCAATATGCGTTCCAGCCGAGTTCGAAACATCTCATCAACGAGAAAGGCAGCAAGCTGCGGCTCACAGAAAAGGAAACCGCCATTCTGCGCTTCCTCTACCGGGCCGGGCGCGCCGTCGTGACGAGAGATGTCCTGTTGCGCGAGGTGTGGGGATATAATTCCAACGTCTCCACCCATACGCTCGAGACGCATATCTACCGGCTGCGCCAGAAGATCGAACGCGATCCGACGAAGGCCCAGCTCCTCATCACGGAAGCCGGCGGCTACAAACTGATGCCCTAA
- a CDS encoding cyclic nucleotide-binding domain-containing protein, with amino-acid sequence MALDDDVRNLARNATFAEFEPEALRLLAFSAETHILRAGDVLFRRGDSADSGYIVLSGSIALTAQDDGSAAERIAGPQSLIGDLAMIAETQRQATAIAREPSSVLKISRTLFHRILREFPQSAERLRRQMAKSLQSFVGDLLRSQALKG; translated from the coding sequence ATGGCTCTCGACGACGACGTCCGCAATCTTGCCCGTAATGCGACCTTCGCAGAATTCGAGCCCGAAGCTCTAAGGCTGCTCGCCTTCTCGGCCGAGACGCATATTTTGCGGGCGGGCGATGTTTTGTTCCGCCGCGGCGATTCGGCCGATTCGGGCTATATCGTTCTGAGCGGATCGATCGCGCTGACAGCCCAAGACGACGGCAGCGCGGCGGAACGGATCGCCGGTCCGCAAAGCCTGATCGGCGATCTCGCCATGATCGCTGAAACGCAGCGCCAGGCGACGGCCATCGCACGCGAGCCATCGAGCGTGCTCAAAATCTCGCGGACCTTGTTTCACCGCATCTTGCGGGAGTTCCCGCAAAGCGCCGAACGGCTGCGGCGGCAGATGGCGAAAAGCCTGCAGAGCTTCGTCGGCGATTTGCTGCGGTCGCAAGCGCTGAAGGGGTAG